Proteins encoded within one genomic window of Xiphophorus maculatus strain JP 163 A chromosome 11, X_maculatus-5.0-male, whole genome shotgun sequence:
- the LOC102234183 gene encoding olfactory receptor 52D1-like — MSSCFFCRLMENYTLNSFTLQIEGLDVSEKFLYPVFFFFLLSYLGIMMLNVGIVILICMDRSLHQPMYLLFCNLPLNDILGVSYMVPRLMSDILLPPAERLIGYYECVVQAFCSHMLGTTSHTVLMIMAFDRYVAICNPLRYSVIMTNRMVMKLTASAWGSALVLVGILLGLTVRLSRCRTLITNPFCDNVSLFKLSCESVVINNIYGLTFTVVLFTSSIGSIVFTYTRITMVCLTSRNKSVNTKALKTCSTHLVVYLIMLFCGIFIIAMHRFPQYSDQRKLSAILIHIIPSSLNPIIYGVQTKEIQKFLSKFFQSRKIFSWS; from the coding sequence atgtcctcctgtttcttctGCAGGTTGATGGAAAACTACACCTTAAACAGCTTTACCCTCCAGATAGAAGGGTTAGATGTCTCAGAGAAATTTTTGTatcctgtgtttttcttcttcctcctttcttACCTGGGAATAATGATGCTGAATGTGGGGATTGTGATCCTGATTTGCATGGACAGAAGCCTCCATCAGCCCATGTACCTGCTCTTCTGTAACCTGCCGCTTAACGACATCCTAGGTGTCTCGTACATGGTGCCCCGCCTGATGTCGGACATCTTGCTGCCTCCGGCTGAGCGCCTCATTGGTTACTATGAGTGTGTTGTTCAGGCTTTCTGTTCCCACATGTTAGGCACCACGTCCCACACGGTGCTGATGATCATGGCCTTCGACAGATATGTTGCCATCTGTAATCCGCTTCGTTACTCTGTGATAATGACCAACAGGATGGTGATGAAGCTGACCGCTTCTGCCTGGGGGTCGGCCTTGGTTCTGGTGGGGATTCTGCTGGGCCTGACGGTCCGGCTGAGCCGCTGCAGGACTCTGATCACCAACCCATTTTGTGACAACGTCTCACTGTTCAAGCTGTCCTGCGAAAGCGTGGTGATCAATAACATCTACGGCCTGACCTTCACCGTGGTTCTGTTCACCTCCTCCATCGGCAGCATCGTCTTCACCTACACCCGGATCACCATGGTCTGTCTGACCAGCAGGAACAAGTCTGTGAACACTAAAGCCCTGAAGACCTGCAGCACACACCTGGTTGTGTATCTCATCATGCTTTTCTGTGGTATTTTTATTATAGCTATGCATCGTTTCCCTCAGTACTCGGACCAGAGGAAATTGTCGGCCATTTTGATCCATATCATTCCCAGCAGCCTGAATCCCATCATTTACGGAGTTCAGACcaaagaaattcagaaattcCTGTCCAAGTTTTTTCAGTCTAGAAAGATTTTTTCTTGGTCTTAA